One window of Mesorhizobium sp. PAMC28654 genomic DNA carries:
- a CDS encoding ABC transporter ATP-binding protein, producing MADPFLSIQHVRKSFGATTVVEDFNLDVERGEFVSFLGPSGCGKTTVLRMVAGFEEPSAGKIVVGGKDITRLKPNQRNVGMVFQAYALFPNLTVAQNIGFGLKVAGMAKADIDSRVAEMLDIIKLPQMADRYPYQLSGGQQQRIALARAIAPKPKLLLLDEPLSALDAKVRVSLREEIRSIQKKLGITTIFVTHDQEEALSISDRIAVMYGGKAEQVGTPFEIYNRPATKFVANFVGTLNVLEGTVTDAALGTVRVNSEEVLLKGKLNGSKSGDTLSLALRPEAISLGRQPGRDSSLSGEIAEVHFLGSVIRVRVGIGGSMVSLDTFNSPTAPPPAVGEKAEISFSSNDMLVLH from the coding sequence ATGGCCGATCCGTTCCTCTCCATCCAGCATGTGCGAAAGTCCTTCGGCGCCACCACGGTCGTGGAGGATTTCAATCTCGACGTCGAGCGCGGCGAATTCGTTTCCTTTCTCGGACCATCCGGTTGCGGAAAGACCACGGTGCTGCGCATGGTTGCGGGCTTCGAGGAGCCGTCGGCGGGCAAGATCGTCGTCGGCGGCAAGGACATCACAAGGCTGAAGCCAAACCAGCGCAATGTCGGCATGGTGTTCCAGGCCTATGCGCTGTTTCCGAACCTGACCGTGGCGCAGAACATCGGCTTCGGCCTGAAAGTCGCGGGCATGGCCAAGGCCGACATTGACTCTCGCGTTGCCGAGATGCTCGACATCATCAAGCTGCCCCAGATGGCGGACCGCTATCCCTACCAGCTCTCGGGCGGCCAGCAGCAGCGCATCGCACTGGCCCGCGCCATCGCGCCGAAGCCGAAGCTGCTTCTGCTCGACGAGCCGCTGTCGGCGCTCGACGCCAAGGTGCGCGTGTCGCTGCGCGAGGAAATCCGCTCGATCCAGAAGAAGCTGGGCATCACCACCATCTTCGTGACGCATGACCAGGAAGAGGCGCTGTCGATCTCCGACCGCATCGCTGTCATGTATGGCGGCAAGGCCGAACAGGTCGGCACGCCGTTCGAGATCTACAACCGGCCGGCGACCAAGTTCGTCGCCAATTTCGTTGGCACGCTCAACGTGCTCGAAGGCACCGTCACCGATGCCGCGTTGGGCACGGTGCGCGTCAACAGTGAGGAAGTGTTGCTCAAGGGCAAGCTCAATGGATCAAAGTCCGGTGACACGCTGTCGCTGGCGCTGCGGCCCGAGGCCATTTCGCTGGGACGCCAGCCTGGGCGAGATTCCAGTCTTTCGGGCGAAATCGCCGAGGTGCATTTCCTTGGCTCGGTGATCCGGGTTCGCGTCGGGATCGGCGGCAGCATGGTATCGCTGGACACGTTCAACAGCCCGACGGCTCCGCCCCCCGCCGTCGGCGAGAAGGCCGAGATTTCCTTCTCGTCCAATGACATGCTGGTGTTGCACTAG
- a CDS encoding EamA family transporter — translation MTLFVFFAVLAAAAMHAIWNALVKVHLDRFMSITLMTLGMGAAALVALPFVEVPKAEVWPYIIASVIFHIGYRTFLIGAYKAGDFAQTYPLARGTAPLLAALGGIFVVAEVPGPSAIAGIVLLSAGTLVMSFRGGAHLEKLNLRAVGYALGTSIFIASYTLSDGSGARLAATAQSYAAWLFVCDALGALLLCLIFRGPKALPVLAASWKTGIFTGVLSGAAYWIVMWAMTKAPIASVASLRETSILFAMMISVYALGEKMTGWRGAAALSIVAGVIALRMG, via the coding sequence ATGACGCTTTTCGTCTTCTTCGCGGTGCTTGCCGCCGCCGCCATGCATGCGATCTGGAACGCGCTGGTCAAGGTCCATCTCGACCGCTTCATGTCGATCACGCTGATGACGCTCGGCATGGGAGCGGCGGCGCTTGTAGCGCTACCCTTCGTCGAAGTGCCGAAGGCCGAGGTGTGGCCGTACATCATCGCCTCGGTGATCTTCCACATCGGCTACCGGACCTTCCTGATCGGCGCCTACAAGGCCGGGGATTTTGCCCAGACCTATCCGCTGGCGCGCGGCACCGCGCCGCTGCTTGCCGCACTGGGCGGCATATTCGTTGTTGCCGAAGTGCCCGGACCGTCCGCCATAGCCGGCATCGTGCTGTTGTCGGCGGGCACACTGGTGATGTCGTTTCGCGGCGGCGCGCATCTTGAGAAGCTCAATCTGCGCGCTGTCGGCTACGCGCTGGGCACCTCGATCTTCATCGCCAGCTACACGCTGTCCGACGGCAGCGGCGCACGGCTCGCTGCCACCGCCCAGAGCTATGCGGCATGGCTGTTTGTCTGCGACGCGCTGGGTGCACTCTTACTGTGCCTCATCTTCCGGGGGCCCAAGGCGCTACCTGTGCTGGCCGCTAGCTGGAAGACCGGCATATTCACTGGCGTGCTCAGCGGCGCCGCCTATTGGATCGTGATGTGGGCGATGACCAAGGCGCCGATCGCCTCGGTGGCGTCACTGCGCGAAACATCAATCCTCTTCGCGATGATGATCTCCGTCTATGCGCTCGGCGAGAAGATGACCGGCTGGCGCGGCGCGGCCGCGCTCAGCATCGTCGCCGGCGTTATCGCGCTGAGGATGGGCTGA
- a CDS encoding Dabb family protein produces MIRHCVFVKFRNDVGTGERKAVHADLEALRQVIDGMDTVKFSANVSPEPFARGFTHGFTIDFRDAAARDAYLVHEAHQRAGARLVAALEGGTDGLMVFDLDI; encoded by the coding sequence ATGATCAGACACTGCGTCTTCGTCAAATTCCGCAACGATGTCGGCACCGGGGAGCGCAAGGCTGTTCATGCCGATCTCGAGGCGCTGCGACAGGTGATCGACGGCATGGACACCGTGAAATTCAGCGCCAACGTCAGCCCCGAACCCTTCGCGCGCGGCTTCACACACGGCTTCACCATCGACTTCCGCGATGCCGCCGCGCGTGACGCATATCTGGTGCATGAGGCGCATCAACGCGCCGGCGCCCGGCTGGTCGCCGCGCTTGAAGGCGGCACCGACGGGCTGATGGTTTTTGACCTGGATATCTAG
- a CDS encoding endonuclease/exonuclease/phosphatase family protein, whose amino-acid sequence MKLVSYNIQYGFGGDGYYDLSRAARIVAGADIIALQEVERHWQRSNFDDQPAILSRLLPDYHWVYGPAFDMDASERLDGRIVNRRRQFGTMVLSKLPIVWSRLHALPMRRTVRPLNTRNAALECMIRTPAGPVRVLSLHLAHIAAEDRLEQIDYLLAEHRRAPSDGGPWSGVDDEPARNWTGGEPEPENPLAAIWMGDFNMEPGSPEYRRIVGSTPYHRGAAYRDGFVDAAAVASEPGEDFHTHVKTIDGRLTKRRLDHCFVGGMFAGRVRSVSADIGEVASDHFPVRVDIDLETPA is encoded by the coding sequence ATGAAGCTGGTCAGCTACAACATTCAGTACGGATTTGGCGGCGACGGCTACTACGATCTGTCGCGCGCCGCACGCATCGTTGCCGGCGCCGACATCATCGCCTTGCAGGAGGTCGAGCGGCACTGGCAACGCAGCAATTTCGACGACCAGCCAGCGATCCTGTCCCGCCTGCTGCCCGACTATCACTGGGTCTATGGCCCGGCCTTCGACATGGACGCCAGCGAGCGGCTGGATGGCCGCATCGTCAACCGCCGCCGGCAGTTCGGTACCATGGTGCTGTCGAAGCTGCCGATCGTCTGGTCACGGCTGCACGCGCTGCCGATGCGCCGCACCGTGCGTCCGCTCAACACGCGCAACGCCGCCCTTGAATGCATGATCCGCACGCCCGCCGGACCGGTGCGGGTGCTGTCGCTTCACCTCGCCCATATCGCGGCGGAGGATCGGCTGGAACAGATCGACTATCTGCTTGCCGAGCATCGTCGGGCCCCGTCCGACGGCGGCCCGTGGAGCGGCGTGGATGACGAGCCCGCGCGCAACTGGACGGGCGGGGAGCCGGAGCCGGAGAACCCACTGGCGGCGATATGGATGGGCGACTTCAACATGGAGCCGGGCAGCCCCGAATACCGGCGCATCGTCGGCAGCACTCCCTATCATCGGGGTGCTGCCTATCGCGATGGCTTTGTCGATGCGGCTGCCGTCGCCAGCGAACCGGGCGAGGATTTCCACACCCATGTGAAGACGATCGACGGCAGGCTGACGAAGCGGCGGCTCGACCATTGCTTTGTCGGCGGCATGTTCGCGGGGCGGGTGCGCTCGGTCAGCGCCGACATCGGTGAGGTCGCTTCGGACCATTTTCCGGTGCGCGTCGACATTGATCTCGAAACACCAGCCTGA
- a CDS encoding cation:proton antiporter: MALFELTLVLLLIAVALTAVSRRMQVPYPSLLALAGAGIAFLPGVPKIEIDPNLALALFIAPVLLDAAYDTSLRDLNRYRVPLVLLALGAVLFTTVTVALIGWKMAGLPIAAAVALGAIVAPPDAVAASAVLGQFKVPHRITAILQGESLLNDATALLIYRIAVAAALGPILLSSAAPMIALSTVGSLVAGYALGRLSLATLGRIEDAASSTVLQFAGTFGVWILADRLGLSAIITIVVYAMTLARTAPRHMSARRRVSSYSVWETAVFVLNVLAFVLMGLQARSIVERLAGAGQVEAFLFAATVLAVVIVSRLVWVLGCGVVIRALARFGSAEQRQQAPSFRGGVLIGWCGMRGLVTLVAAIALPHDFPGRDPIVLAAFAVVLGTLVLQGMSLKPLLRVLDLEPDETVEREVTQARIAIMQAALNVLSGKTSNAAAAVREQYSAQRTLAENPDDAKAVTEYDKLRLYAIKSQRDALEELRRNGTIGDEAYHRLEEEIDWTELAASPPGRFQPLTT; the protein is encoded by the coding sequence ATGGCCCTTTTCGAACTGACGCTTGTCCTTTTGTTGATCGCCGTTGCGCTCACGGCGGTGTCACGACGCATGCAGGTGCCTTACCCATCGCTGCTGGCACTGGCGGGCGCGGGTATCGCCTTCCTGCCCGGTGTGCCGAAGATCGAGATCGACCCGAACCTGGCGCTTGCCCTGTTCATCGCGCCGGTGCTGCTCGATGCCGCCTACGACACGTCATTGCGCGACCTCAATCGCTATCGCGTGCCGCTGGTGCTGCTGGCGCTTGGTGCCGTTCTCTTCACGACAGTGACCGTGGCGCTGATCGGATGGAAAATGGCAGGCCTGCCGATCGCCGCGGCCGTCGCGCTTGGCGCCATTGTCGCGCCGCCCGATGCCGTCGCGGCGTCGGCGGTGCTTGGCCAGTTCAAGGTGCCGCATCGCATCACCGCCATCCTGCAGGGTGAAAGCCTGCTCAACGACGCGACCGCGCTGCTGATCTATCGCATCGCCGTTGCCGCCGCGCTCGGCCCGATCCTGTTGAGCAGCGCCGCGCCCATGATTGCCTTGTCGACGGTTGGCAGCCTCGTGGCCGGCTACGCGCTAGGTCGCTTGTCTCTCGCCACGCTTGGTCGCATCGAAGACGCCGCCAGCAGCACCGTGCTTCAGTTCGCAGGCACTTTCGGTGTCTGGATCCTGGCTGACAGGCTGGGTCTTTCCGCCATCATCACCATTGTCGTCTACGCCATGACCCTTGCGCGTACCGCGCCGCGCCACATGTCAGCCAGAAGGCGCGTCAGCTCCTATTCGGTCTGGGAAACCGCTGTTTTCGTGCTGAACGTCCTGGCCTTCGTGTTGATGGGTCTGCAGGCGCGATCGATCGTCGAGCGGCTCGCCGGCGCCGGACAGGTCGAAGCCTTCTTGTTTGCAGCGACGGTGCTGGCGGTGGTCATCGTTTCGCGTCTCGTCTGGGTGCTCGGCTGCGGGGTGGTGATCAGGGCGCTGGCGCGTTTCGGCAGCGCCGAGCAGCGACAGCAAGCACCATCGTTTCGTGGCGGCGTGCTGATCGGCTGGTGCGGCATGCGTGGGCTCGTCACCCTTGTGGCGGCGATTGCCTTGCCGCACGACTTTCCCGGCCGCGACCCGATCGTGCTCGCCGCCTTCGCGGTCGTGCTCGGCACGCTGGTGCTGCAAGGCATGAGCCTGAAACCGTTGCTGCGCGTCCTTGACCTCGAGCCGGATGAGACGGTCGAGCGGGAGGTGACGCAGGCGCGCATCGCCATCATGCAGGCCGCATTGAACGTGTTAAGCGGCAAGACCTCGAATGCGGCGGCCGCGGTGCGCGAGCAGTACTCGGCGCAGCGCACGCTCGCTGAAAATCCCGACGACGCCAAGGCAGTGACCGAGTACGACAAATTGCGTCTCTACGCCATCAAGAGCCAGCGTGATGCGCTGGAGGAATTGCGCCGCAACGGCACGATCGGCGACGAAGCCTACCACCGCCTGGAGGAAGAAATCGACTGGACGGAACTGGCGGCTTCGCCGCCGGGACGGTTTCAACCTTTGACGACCTGA
- a CDS encoding MFS transporter, protein MNLNSQQKKTVLASFLGWTLDAFDFFLLTFLLSDIASEFQTDVPAVSKALFLTLATRFIGAFFFGMLADKYGRKPILMLNIVSYSVIGALAAFSPNLGIFLVLRALFGIAMGGEWGLGSSLAMESIPPSARGMVSGILQCGYPTGYLLAAVVYGLLYQQTIGGYTIGWRAMFLLSFVPALIVLFIRSHVPESPAFVEAQKTVKPGLLETLQKHWGIALYSVVLMMFFNFFSHGTQDLYPTFLKKQHGFDPHTVSWITIVANLGAIVGGLAFGALSEKIGRVNAITIACVIALPAIPLWAYSTTPVMLAIGAFVMQIAVQGAWGVIPAHLNELSPGAVRATLPGFIYQAGNLAASYGGPYQAGIAESAGGSYGYALALFAGIVAVCIIVVIRFSPERRGQVMTVHDGEIPARA, encoded by the coding sequence TTGAATCTCAATTCGCAGCAGAAGAAAACCGTCCTGGCGTCGTTTCTGGGCTGGACGCTGGACGCATTTGATTTCTTCCTTCTGACATTCCTGCTCTCGGATATCGCGTCTGAATTCCAGACCGATGTCCCGGCGGTCTCCAAGGCGCTGTTCCTGACGCTGGCGACGCGTTTCATCGGCGCGTTCTTCTTCGGCATGCTCGCCGACAAATACGGCCGCAAGCCCATCCTCATGCTCAACATCGTCAGCTACTCGGTGATCGGAGCACTGGCTGCCTTCTCGCCCAATCTCGGCATTTTCCTGGTGCTGCGGGCCTTGTTCGGCATCGCCATGGGCGGCGAATGGGGACTGGGCAGTTCGCTGGCCATGGAATCCATCCCGCCCAGCGCACGCGGCATGGTCTCGGGCATCCTGCAATGCGGATATCCGACCGGCTACCTTTTGGCGGCCGTGGTCTATGGCCTGCTCTATCAGCAGACGATCGGCGGCTACACGATCGGCTGGCGCGCCATGTTCCTGCTCAGCTTCGTCCCGGCACTGATCGTGCTCTTCATCCGCTCACACGTGCCGGAATCGCCGGCCTTCGTCGAGGCGCAGAAAACGGTCAAGCCAGGGCTCCTCGAAACGCTTCAAAAACACTGGGGCATCGCCCTCTATTCCGTCGTGCTGATGATGTTCTTCAACTTCTTCAGCCACGGCACGCAGGACCTTTATCCGACCTTCCTGAAGAAGCAGCACGGCTTTGATCCGCACACGGTGAGCTGGATCACCATCGTTGCCAATCTTGGCGCCATCGTCGGTGGCCTGGCGTTCGGCGCGCTTTCCGAGAAGATCGGCCGAGTCAATGCAATCACCATCGCCTGCGTCATCGCCTTGCCAGCGATTCCGCTGTGGGCCTACAGCACCACGCCCGTCATGCTCGCCATCGGCGCCTTTGTCATGCAGATCGCCGTGCAAGGCGCGTGGGGCGTCATCCCCGCGCATCTCAACGAGCTTTCGCCCGGTGCGGTGCGCGCAACCCTGCCCGGCTTCATCTATCAGGCAGGCAATCTCGCGGCGTCCTATGGTGGCCCCTACCAGGCAGGCATCGCTGAAAGCGCTGGCGGCAGCTACGGCTATGCGCTGGCGCTGTTCGCGGGCATTGTCGCCGTCTGTATCATCGTCGTCATCCGCTTCAGCCCGGAACGACGCGGACAGGTGATGACCGTGCACGATGGAGAGATCCCGGCAAGGGCATGA